In the Candidatus Dechloromonas phosphoritropha genome, GGCGCGGGTCGACACCGAGCGCGCGAGCGCGGACCAGCGTATCCGACGCGACGAAGGCACCGGCCCCGACCAGTGATCCTCGACCGCGCGCACCGGCATTCGTAGGGGAAAAGATATTCGACACCCGAGAACCCCGCCGCTGCCACCCGCCCGAAGCGTTCGGGAAATGGGGCATCGGTGACTAGAAAACTGACATTGGATGCGAACTATGGCATGGTCACAGCATTCTGTATGGCGGGCCGGCCAGTATAATCCGCCCACATCGAGGTGACGATTGTCGCCTTCGGCAAAAAGCCATCTCAGACCAAAGGCCTCAACCAATCCAGCCCTCATGAGCCAACTCCCCGTCAGCCAATACCAGCGCGAGATCGCCGACCTGATGCAGTGCGGCGGCTCAACCGACGAATCGAGCATCCGCGAGAAATTCAACACCTACAGCTTCGCCGATTACAAGGAAAAGGTCATCGACCTGCTCGGCTGCGTCTGCGCGGCGAGCGTTGAAACGCAAGGCATTATTGAGAAAATGAACACATACCCACTGCAAGGAGAAGTCGCACATGAGCACAACGGATAAAGACCAGGATCCGGAACGCAAGGGCAACCGCCTGTCGAAGATCGTCACCCGCACCGGCGACGCCGGCACCACCGGCCTCGGCGACGGCAGCCGGACAACCAAGGACAGCCTGCGCATCGATGCCATGGGCGAGGTCGACGAACTGAACTCCGGCCTCGGCGTCCTGCTTTGCGAGGAACTGCCGGACACCGTGCGCGCCGCACTGCTCGACATCCAGAACGAACTCTTCGACCTCGGCGGCGAGCTCTGCCTGCCGGGTATGGAAGTGGTCAAGGAAGTGCAGGTCGCCCGCCTCGAGGCGCTCGCCGAAGAGTTCAACTCCGATCTGCCGATGCTCAAGGAATTCATCCTGCCCGGCGGCACCCGCCCGGCCGCCCTCGCCCACGTGAGCCGCACGGTCTGCCGCCGTGCCGAGCGGGCCATCGTCCGCCTGGCGAACGCCGAAGCGGTGTCTGACGCGGCGCGCCGCTACATCAACCGCCTTTCCGACCTGCTGTTCATTCTCGGCCGCGTCCTCAACCGCGCCGGTGGCCGCGGCGACGTGCTGTGGCAGAAAGGCAAGACCGCCGCATGAGCGCCTGCATCATCGGTCACATCACGATCAGGGATGTCGACAAATGGGCAGAGTATCGTGCCCGGGTGCCGGCGACGCTGGCGCCGTGGGGCGCTGAACTGCTGTTTCGCGGGCAACTGGCTGCCGTCCTCAGCGGCGAGTACGCGGCTAGCGACACTGTCGTCATCCGCTTCCCGGATGGCGCGGCGGTCGC is a window encoding:
- a CDS encoding cob(I)yrinic acid a,c-diamide adenosyltransferase, with product MSTTDKDQDPERKGNRLSKIVTRTGDAGTTGLGDGSRTTKDSLRIDAMGEVDELNSGLGVLLCEELPDTVRAALLDIQNELFDLGGELCLPGMEVVKEVQVARLEALAEEFNSDLPMLKEFILPGGTRPAALAHVSRTVCRRAERAIVRLANAEAVSDAARRYINRLSDLLFILGRVLNRAGGRGDVLWQKGKTAA
- a CDS encoding DUF1330 domain-containing protein, which produces MSACIIGHITIRDVDKWAEYRARVPATLAPWGAELLFRGQLAAVLSGEYAASDTVVIRFPDGAAVAGWYQSAAYQALIPLREQAADFVLLSFTD